In Nocardioides sp. W7, the genomic stretch GACCGTGCGCGCATCGGTGTCGGCCGGCACCACCACCCGCGGGGGCGACATCACGTGCTGGACCTGCGCGAAGCGGTCCACCTCCGCGCAGTCCGCGGCGGTGACGATCCCCACCGGGCGGCCGTCCTCCACCACCACGGCGGCCCGGTGCGCGCGCTTCGGGATCAGCGCGAGCGCCTCCGCGACCGTCGCGTGCCGGGTGAGCTCGATGGGCGTGTCGAAGACCAGGTGCCGGGCCTTGACCCAGCGCACCACGTCGGCGACGACCGGGATCGGGATGTCCTGGGGGATGACGACCAGCCCGCCGCGGCGGGCCACGGTCTCGGCCATCCGCTTCCCGCTGATCGCGGTCATGTTGGCCACCACGATCGGCAGGGTCGCGCCCGTGCCGTCGCTGGTGGCGAGGTCGACGTCGTACCGGCTGGCCACCGCGGAGTGGCGGGGCACCATGTAGACGTCGTCGTAGGTCAGGTCGTACGGGGGAACCGCACCGTCGAGGAACTGCACGTCGGGGAAATCTACGCGGTCGGGCCCGATCTGGCAGGTTGGGCGCCATGGCGTACCTCGATCCGGGAGACCCCGTCCAGCTCGCGGCCCAGGTCCGCGCCGCGTTCGAGGAGCGGTACGACGCCCCCGCGGCGGCCGTGGGCCGGGCACCCGGCCGGGTCAACCTGATGGGCGAGCACACCGACTACAACGCCGGTCTGGTGCTGCCGGTCGCACTCCCCCACACGACCCACGCCGCGTGGCGTCCGACCACGGACGGCCGCCTCCGGGTGGCCAGCCGGCAGCGGGAGTCGACCTGGGAGGGCCGGGTCGACGACCTCGGACCGGACGCCGTCGACGGCTGGGCCGCCTACGCCGCCGGGGTGGTGTGGGCGCTGCGCGAGGCGGGTGTCGAGATCCCGGGCTGCGACCTGCTCGTCGACAGCACCGTCCCTGTCGGCGCGGGGCTCTCCAGCTCGGCCGCGCTCGAGTGCGCCGTGGCGGTGGCGCTCGCGCCCGACGCCGACCGGCGACTGCTCGCCGCTGCCTGCATCCGCGCCGAGACCGAGATCGCGGGCGCCCCGACCGGGGGGATGGACCAGTACGTCGCCCTGCTCGCCGAGCCCGGACAGGCCCTGTTGATCGACTTCGAGAGCGACGAGACCACGCAGGTCCCGCTCGACCTCACCGGCCACACGCTGCTCGTCACCGACACCCGGGTCAGCCACGAGCTCACCGACGGCGGCTACGGCTCGCGGCGCGCCGACTGCGAGGAGGCGGCGCGGCAGCTCCGCGTGCCCACCCTCCGGCGGGCGAGCCTCGCCACCGTCGAGGACCTCGAGGACGAACGGGTACGCCGGCGCGCGCGCCACGTCGTCACCGAGATCTCGCGGGTCACCGCGGCCGTCAACGCTTTGGCGACCTCCGACTGGGGAGCCGTCGGTGAGCTGTTCCGGCGCTCGCACGCCTCGATGCGCGACGACTTC encodes the following:
- the galK gene encoding galactokinase, giving the protein MAYLDPGDPVQLAAQVRAAFEERYDAPAAAVGRAPGRVNLMGEHTDYNAGLVLPVALPHTTHAAWRPTTDGRLRVASRQRESTWEGRVDDLGPDAVDGWAAYAAGVVWALREAGVEIPGCDLLVDSTVPVGAGLSSSAALECAVAVALAPDADRRLLAAACIRAETEIAGAPTGGMDQYVALLAEPGQALLIDFESDETTQVPLDLTGHTLLVTDTRVSHELTDGGYGSRRADCEEAARQLRVPTLRRASLATVEDLEDERVRRRARHVVTEISRVTAAVNALATSDWGAVGELFRRSHASMRDDFEISTPELDAAVVVAVEAGAVAARMTGGGFGGSTVAIVPDDRVEAVMRAVDATFVLEGFKPPAHLRAEPSAGASAG